One Meiothermus sp. Pnk-1 DNA segment encodes these proteins:
- a CDS encoding cupin domain-containing protein — MTATPDLHREAAVQPDGILSRVLHNEGGVRVVIFAFDAGQELTEHTASRPAIVQVLCGTGTLRLGPDELEARPGTWAYLPAGLVHAVRAESPLTLLLTLLPKE, encoded by the coding sequence CCGGGAAGCCGCCGTCCAGCCGGACGGCATCTTGAGCCGCGTGCTGCACAACGAGGGCGGCGTCCGCGTAGTAATTTTCGCCTTCGACGCAGGTCAAGAGCTCACCGAGCACACCGCCAGCAGGCCCGCCATCGTCCAGGTGCTCTGTGGCACGGGCACCCTCAGGCTGGGGCCGGACGAGCTCGAGGCCCGCCCCGGCACCTGGGCTTACCTGCCCGCCGGGCTGGTCCACGCCGTCCGGGCCGAAAGCCCCCTCACCCTGCTGCTAACCTTGTTGCCCAAGGAGTGA